The following proteins are co-located in the Triticum aestivum cultivar Chinese Spring chromosome 1A, IWGSC CS RefSeq v2.1, whole genome shotgun sequence genome:
- the LOC123056175 gene encoding pentatricopeptide repeat-containing protein At4g14050, mitochondrial-like, which yields MLSPAAAVVAAVRAAGGSPTAVRRAHARLLKDGLALHPPAPSLLVSAYAKCRLLPDARRVFDESPRRDLHLYSSLLAAVSNSDAPYLVLPIIRRMLSADALQPDHFVLASIASASARLRSLSLGKQLHGHFVASPYSGDDVVKSSLIDMYCKCGFPDDARKVFDGMSPKNSVVWTALVSGYASNGYTDEALELFRSMPGRGLFAWTALVSGFVRAGESVSALELFLEMRRDAVTIDDAFVLSSVTGGAADLAALVLGRQLHGLSMRLGFLSSMMVGNALVDMYSKCSDIHSAREVFEEITVRDIISWTTMIVGEAQHGRAGEAFGLYDRMILAGVKPNEVTFVGLIYACSHAGLVQKGRQLFDSVKREYDINPGLQLYTCYLDLLSRSGHLSEAEELITTMPYEPDEAAWGALLSACKKHNNAEMCVRVADNLLELGPKYPSTCVLLSNVYAVNGKWGSVSTVRKLMANMKINKEPGYSWVEVGRESRLFHAGEVPVDMREEILVFLEELVSEMRRRGYVPDTSSVMHDLEEHEKEHHLFLHSERLAVAFGILKSLPGSVIRVVKNLRVCGDCHVVMKLISEIFQRKIIVRDATRFHHFEGGKCSCGEFW from the coding sequence ATgctctcccccgccgccgccgttgtaGCCGCCGTCCGCGCTGCGGGGGGGTCACCGACGGCCGTACGCCGCGCCCACGCGCGTCTCCTCAAGGATGGCCTGGCGCTGCACCCTCCCGCGCCGTCCCTTCTCGTCTCCGCCTACGCCAAgtgccgcctcctccccgacgcccGCAGGGTGTTCGACGAAAGCCCGCGCCGGGACCTCCACCTCTACTCGTCACTCCTCGCCGCCGTCTCCAACTCCGACGCTCCTTACCTCGTGCTCCCGATCATACGTCGCATGCTCTCTGCTGACGCCCTCCAGCCGGACCACTTCGTCCTGGCCTCCATCGCTAGCGCCTCCGCCAGGTTGCGAAGCCTCAGTCTTGGTAAGCAGCTCCATGGACACTTCGTTGCTTCCCCGTATAGCGGAGATGATGTCGTCAAGTCTTCTCTGATCGATATGTACTGTAAATGTGGCTTTCCGGATGATGCCAGGAAGGTGTTTGATGGTATGAGTCCCAAGAACAGCGTCGTGTGGACTGCGCTTGTTTCTGGGTACGCGTCGAACGGCTATACTGACGAGGCACTGGAGCTCTTCCGGAGCATGCCTGGACGCGGCCTCTTTGCATGGACTGCACTCGTATCAGGATTTGTAAGAGCTGGCGAGAGTGTTAGCGCATTGGAGCTGTTTCTTGAGATGAGGCGGGATGCCGTTACTATTGATGACGCATTTGTGTTGTCATCTGTAACTGGTGGGGCTGCAGACCTGGCTGCGCTTGTTCTGGGTAGGCAGTTGCATGGTTTGTCCATGAGGCTTGGGTTCTTGTCCAGCATGATGGTTGGGAATGCATTGGTTGACATGTACTCCAAATGTAGCGACATACACTCCGCTAGAGAAGTATTTGAAGAGATTACAGTGCGTGACATCATCTCGTGGACGACAATGATTGTTGGAGAGGCCCAGCATGGTCGAGCAGGGGAGGCTTTTGGTCTTTATGACCGGATGATTCTTGCAGGAGTGAAGCCCAATGAGGTGACATTTGTTGGGTTGATCTATGCATGTAGCCACGCTGGTCTTGTTCAGAAAGGTCGGCAACTGTTTGACTCAGTGAAGCGGGAGTATGACATCAACCCTGGATTACAACTCTATACATGCTACCTAGATCTTCTTAGTCGTTCGGGCCATTTATCAGAAGCTGAAGAACTCATCACTACGATGCCATATGAGCCTGATGAAGCTGCTTGGGGGGCCCTCTTGAGCGCATGCAAGAAACACAACAATGCTGAAATGTGTGTCAGGGTTGCTGATAATCTGTTAGAGCTGGGACCAAAATATCCTTCAACATGTGTCTTGTTATCTAATGTCTATGCAGTGAATGGCAAATGGGGGTCTGTGAGCACGGTGAGAAAGCTCATGGCTAATATGAAGATAAATAAAGAGCCTGGGTATAGCTGGGTTGAAGTTGGAAGAGAATCTCGTCTGTTTCATGCTGGGGAAGTTCCGGTTGATATGAGAGAAGAAATTCTAGTTTTTCTCGAGGAATTAGTCTCGGAGATGCGCCGGAGGGGCTATGTCCCTGATACCAGTTCTGTGATGCATGATCTGGAGGAGCATGAAAAGGAGCACCATCTGTTCTTGCATAGTGAGAGGCTGGCTGTTGCTTTTGGAATCCTCAAGTCTCTTCCGGGGTCGGTGATCCGGGTGGTGAAGAACCTCCGTGTCTGTGGGGACTGCCATGTAGTGATGAAGTTAATTAGTGAAATTTTCCAGAGGAAGATTATTGTGAGAGACGCTACTCGTTTCCACCATTTTGAAGGTGGGAAGTGCTCTTGTGGTGAATTCTGGTAG
- the LOC123147273 gene encoding scopoletin glucosyltransferase-like → MAVKGEQQQQPLHILFFPFPAHGHLIPIADMAALFAARGVRCTILTTPVNAAIMRSAVDRANDAFAGTNSPAIDISVVPFPDVGLPPGVENGTAIKSQGDRGKFFEAAQLLREPFDRFLVDNRPDAVVSDSLFPWSVDAAAEHGVPRLAFMGSSMFALSCIDTMLRNNPLATVPDDPDALVSLPGLPHRVELRRSQLMDPANEAEHWGWAFFEGLNAADQRSFGEVFNSFHELEPDYVEHYRTTLGRRAWLVGPVALATKDMAGRGTDALSPDADNCIEWLDMKPAGSVVYISFGTLTSFSPAELHELARGLELSGMNFVWVIGAACPDSSEWMPEGFAELTAHGGRGFIIRGWAPQMLILNHPAVGGFLTHCGWNSTLEAVSAGVPMVTWPRYADQFNNEKVIVELLKVGVSIGAKDYASCVEAHEVIGGEVIAGSIGRLMGNGEEGDAMRKKAKALGGKARSAVEDGGSSYNAVGRLIDELMARRSSMKAGEM, encoded by the coding sequence ATGGCAGTCAaaggcgagcagcagcagcagccgctgcACATCCTCTTCTTCCCGTTCCCAGCCCACGGCCACCTCATCCCAATCGCCGACATGGCCGCGCTCTTCGCCGCCCGCGGCGTCAGGTGCACCATCCTCACCACGCCCGTCAACGCCGCCATCATGCGCTCGGCCGTCGACCGTGCCAACGACGCTTTCGCCGGCACCAACTCCCCGGCGATCGATATCTCCGTCGTGCCTTTCCCTGACGTCGGGCTCCCGCCGGGCGTCGAGAACGGCACGGCCATTAAATCCCAGGGCGACCGCGGCAAGTTCTTTGAGGCGGCGCAGCTGCTCCGGGAGCCCTTCGACCGGTTCTTGGTTGACAACCGCCCCGACGCGGTCGTGTCCGACAGCTTATTCCCATGGTCCGTGGACGCCGCCGCGGAGCACGGCGTCCCGCGCCTTGCGTTCATGGGTAGCAGCATGTTCGCGCTGTCCTGCATCGACACCATGCTGCGCAACAACCCGTTAGCGACTGTCCCCGACGACCCCGACGCCCTCGTTTCCTTGCCGGGCCTGCCGCACCGTGTCGAGCTGAGGCGCAGCCAGTTGatggaccccgcgaacgaggcGGAACACTGGGGCTGGGCGTTCTTCGAGGGTCTGAACGCCGCGGACCAGAGGAGCTTCGGCGAGGTGTTCAACAGCTTCCACGAGCTGGAGCCGGACTACGTCGAGCACTACCGCACGACGCTTGGCCGGCGCGCGTGGCTCGTCGGGCCGGTGGCACTCGCCACCAAGGACATGGCCGGGAGAGGCACCGACGCGCTCTCGCCAGACGCGGACAACTGCATCGAGTGGCTGGACATGAAGCCGGCCGGCTCGGTGGTGTACATCTCCTTCGGCACGCTAACCAGTTTCTCGCCGGCGGAGCTGCACGAGCTGGCACGCGGCCTCGAGCTCTCAGGCATGAATTTCGTGTGGGTGATCGGCGCCGCATGTCCAGACTCTTCAGAGTGGATGCCCGAAGGCTTCGCCGAGCTGACGGCACACGGCGGCCGCGGGTTCATCATCCGAGGCTGGGCGCCGCAGATGCTCATCTTGAACCACCCTGCCGTCGGCGGGTTCCTGACGCACTGCGGCTGGAACTCGACGCTGGAGGCCGTGAGCGCCGGCGTGCCGATGGTCACGTGGCCGCGGTATGCAGACCAGTTCAACAACGAGAAGGTTATCGTGGAGTTGCTCAAGGTGGGCGTCAGCATCGGCGCCAAGGACTACGCATCGTGCGTGGAGGCCCACGAGGTGATCGGCGGCGAGGTGATCGCCGGATCCATCGGGAGATTGATGGGCAACGGCGAGGAGGGTGACGCCATGCGAAAGAAGGCCAAGGCCCTCGGTGGTAAGGCGAGGAGCGCGGTGGAGGACGGTGGATCTTCCTACAATGCTGTTGGCCGGCTGATAGACGAGTTGATGGCCCGCCGGAGTTCCATGAAGGCTGGAGAAATGTAG
- the LOC123056186 gene encoding uncharacterized protein codes for MLPRSQMAIQLTLLLISCSLYSMYSSSSFSTSSSLALLVLVISTCLSLLFSNLRQLVRTSSHKASMEVVAHQEKSTVPQDEVSEDALEDSAGSLSGSSDCQVSEEGTDEVSVSDDDDDESLIEISLVDGYYVGQEEQCLWKKEQDLLADFLPEFALDRRDFIDILSEISEEENMIEIDIARGSIKCANFSIKA; via the coding sequence ATGCTTCCCAGATCCCAAATGGCCATACAACTCACGCTTCTACTCATTTCGTGTAGCCTTTACAGTATGtattcctcttcttctttctccacGTCCTCCTCTCTTGCATTGCTGGTGCTGGTTATCTCCACCTGCCTCTCCTTGCTCTTCTCAAACCTCAGACAACTGGTGAGAACCAGCAGCCACAAAGCTTCCATGGAGGTGGTTGCTCATCAGGAGAAGAGCACTGTGCCACAAGATGAGGTGTCCGAGGATGCGCTGGAGGATTCGGCTGGAAGCCTGTCGGGGTCTTCAGATTGCCAGGTCAGCGAAGAGGGGACTGATGAAGTCTCGGTgtctgatgacgacgacgatgagagTCTTATTGAGATCTCCCTTGTTGATGGGTACTATGTGGGGCAAGAGGAGCAATGTCTCTGGAAGAAGGAGCAAGACCTCCTCGCCGACTTCCTGCCGGAGTTCGCTCTTGACAGGAGGGACTTCATAGACATCTTGTCGGAGATCAGTGAGGAGGAAAACATGATTGAGATTGACATTGCAAGGGGCTCCATCAAGTGCGCAAACTTCAGCATCAAAGCATGA